A genomic window from Aurantimicrobium photophilum includes:
- a CDS encoding winged helix-turn-helix domain-containing protein: MFMAPQRIPMSTPTERPIPKGFALYVGLDEATAAERGLDLGKVVEALKKLTNELVPGTETYAAVALAPASSRGRQVDLVRLALQEPSAVAKYTPEEDFEPSDGDGGVVVDISRKRVLIDYQAAPLTFKEFELLQFLVVHKGETISREEIIKALWREDDLDIPNERTIDVHVRRLRSKLGRFEDIVRTVRGVGYRYDTHADVTVMHAGTPSPDLF, from the coding sequence ATGTTTATGGCACCACAAAGGATTCCAATGTCAACACCCACCGAACGCCCTATCCCTAAGGGATTCGCGCTTTATGTCGGCCTCGACGAGGCAACTGCTGCTGAGCGCGGTCTAGACCTGGGCAAGGTTGTGGAAGCTCTCAAGAAGCTCACCAATGAACTCGTTCCTGGCACCGAAACCTATGCCGCGGTTGCACTTGCTCCTGCCAGCTCACGAGGTCGCCAAGTGGACCTGGTTCGCCTCGCTCTGCAAGAGCCTTCCGCCGTGGCGAAATACACCCCAGAAGAAGACTTTGAGCCATCTGATGGTGACGGTGGTGTTGTGGTCGACATCTCGCGCAAGCGCGTGCTGATTGACTACCAAGCGGCGCCGCTGACCTTCAAAGAGTTTGAGCTGCTCCAGTTCCTTGTTGTTCACAAGGGTGAGACGATCAGCCGTGAAGAAATCATCAAGGCACTCTGGCGCGAAGATGATCTCGATATCCCCAACGAGCGCACTATCGACGTTCACGTTCGACGTCTACGTTCCAAGCTCGGCCGCTTCGAAGACATCGTGCGCACGGTGCGTGGTGTGGGTTACCGCTATGACACTCACGCTGACGTAACCGTCATGCATGCTGGCACCCCCAGCCCGGATCTTTTCTAA